Part of the Caulifigura coniformis genome, CAGGAGTTCACTCTGCAGGAAGCGGCTGGCGGTGGGTGAGGTCGGGGTAGACACGCGGCGAATCAGGAAAATCGATGGGAATCAGGAACGGGTGTTCGCGACTACTGAAAACTCGAACTGAGCGACTTCAGCAGCAGCGGCCAGCCATCGACGAGAACGAAGAGCAGCAGCTTGAGGGGCGTCGAGATAATCACCGGGGGCATCATCATCATGCCGAGCGACATAAGGATGACGCTGACCACGAGGTCGATCAGCAGGAAGGGAACGTAGATGCAGAAGCCCATGATGAAGGCGGTTTTGAGCTCGCTCGTCACGAACGCCGGAATCATCACGCGGGCGGGGATGTCGTCCGGTCCTTCGACGGGATCGAGACGGGCCATCTCCATGAACAGCTTGAGGTCACTGGCGCGCGTCTGCCGGATCATGAATTTCCGGAGTTGCGTCCAGGCTTCCACGCATGCCTTCTCCGCGGAGAGCTCCTTGTTCATGTAAGGGCCGATGGCATGCTTCTCGACTTGCTCAAACGTCGGCCCCATGACGAACAGCGTCAGGAACAGCGACAGCCCGAGCAGAACCGGCGTCGGCGGGATTTCCTGTGTCGACAGGGCCCTGCGGATGAACGAGAGGACGATGACGATCCGGGTGAACGCGGTCAGAGTTACCAGCGCCGACGTCAGGAACGCCATTCCGCCGAGGAACAGCGCAATCTGCATCGGGGCCGAAAGTCCGCCAGTTCCGCCGGCTTCGGTGAGCTGCTGGCTCAGTCCGAGCGGATTCATGACGCCGCCCCTTTCGACCGTTCTTCGTGGCGCAGGGCGCTGAAGAGGTCGGCGACGCGTTCAAAGCCGCCCGCGGGAGCTGTCTCTTCGCCCTGTGCGCTGTCGGCCGCTTCGAGCGACTCGCTGAAATCCGCGGGCAGCGGCATCAGACACATGGTCTTGCCATGCTCAACGCCAACGAGCACCCGGTGCGCTTCGGCCTGGACCAGGTAGACGCCGCAACGCGGTCCGATGCGGAGCGTGTCGACAAGCTTGAGGGATTTCGAGGGGAGAACGCCGCGTCCGCCGCGGGTCAGCCAGAGTTTCAGCATCCAGAGCGAAACGACGGCGCCGAGACCGATCGTCGCGGTGATCCACACCATGCCGTGCAGCATGCCTTCGAGGTCTTCCGCGGAGGCGGACGTGGCCGTTGCTTCCGCCGGAGCCGTGCTCGGCTCTTCCTCGGAGACGGGACGTGGAACGAACGTGACCGGAAGTTCCTCGTCAGTCGGCTCAGGAGGGCTCAGGACCGGGTGTGCCTGGGCCGCCCGCATCGGCGAGACGAGGCTCGCGGCAGCGGTGTCGACGACCGGGGCGGGAATCGCTGGAAGCTCAACGGCCTGAACCGGCACGAGACGCTCTTCCGGGACGACGTCGCGCAGCGAACGCCGGGTCTCCGGGGACGACTGCCAGGGCTTGTTGGCGGGGCGACGGTCCTCCAGGGGTTCCCAGCCGGGAGGAAGCGCCGTGAACGGATTGGCCTGCCCGGCCGGCTCGACCGCGGCCTCCGGTTGAGGAGTGGGCCGGGAGGGCGACTGGAAGATGTCGGACGGAGCGACCTGTGGCAGTCCAATGTCGTCGTCCGCGCTCAGGACGCCGGCGATGTGGAGGGTGGCGACCGACGCCGCGACCCACAGCACGCGTACTGGAAGATGCGTTGTGGGAATCTTCATGGCGATCCGTCGCTCTTGAAACCGCGGCGGCGTCCTGCCGTCACGGAGGGTTCGTTGGTTGAATGAGGGCCCGGAGGTGGGATTCCCCCGCAAGTCTCAGTTCTTGGTCGCGTCGCCCGAGGGGCCGGCCGCGTTCACTTCCGTGATTCGAATTCCGTAGCAGTCGTTGACGACGACGATTTCTCCCCGCGCGAGGAGCACTCCGTCGGCCACGAGGTCGACTGGTTCACCGACAGCGCGATTCAGCTCTACGACCGCGCCTTCGTTCAGTTTGAGCATTTCACTCAAGGGGATGCTTGTTCGGCCCAGTTCGACCGTGACCGTTACCTTGACGTCGTAGAACCGCGAGAGGGGACGTGTGGCGCCACCGGATCCCCGCGACGACATTGCCGGGAATTCTGCCGGTTGAATCTCTACGAGCGCATCCGCGCCGGCTCCCGCTTCGCCGGGCATCGCCAGTCGTTCTGTGCTCTCTTGACCCGCCGCCATGGGAATTCAGTCCTCCATCACTTCATCAATGGCAAAACAGACGCGCCCGCCGACCCGGCCCGGCCGTCCCTGGAATTTCGGTCGGCCTGCCACGCGGGCCGTGAGCAGGTCGTTGGTTGTCTGGTCGAGGACGAGCACGTCCCCCAGTTTCAGCGACTCGGCCTCGTTGACCGACAGCTGGACACGTCCCAGTTCGACGCTGAAGGGCATCGGGACCAGCGGAGCCAGGTCGGCCATCCGGGCGCTGGGAGTTGCCTTGGGGGCCGGAGCCGGCAGTGCCTCGCCGCAGAGATGCTCGAGCTGTTCATGGGTCGCGATCAGGAGGATCGAATCCTCACCCGCGGCTGTCGTAACCTGAAACTGGGCCGCAGCGAGGAGAATCGCGGGGTCGAACAGTCGGGCCCGGGACGTGCGCAGGACAGGGCGGACAAACGCGGTCACCATGGCCTCTCGCGACGGCCAGGCATCGGACAGGCCGACGGCGAACCGCTCGAACAGCATCTTCGCGAGCGAAAGCTCGATCGATGTGAGAGACCGGTCCGCCGGCCACTCGGTGCTCTGGACCCCGAGGAGCCCCTGGACGAGAGAAAGCAGCAGTCCGGTGCGAAATGACATCGCCGCGGGAATCCTGGCCTTGCCGATGTGCAGGAGCGCGGAGACATCAGGATCGGGCAGGTTCGACAGTGCGGTGCGGGCGTCCTGGGTGAAGACGGTCTGGTAGCTGACTTTCGCCGTCACGCCGAACTCGGAGAACGTCTCGTTCATCCGAACGGCGGCGTCTTTCAACCAGCGATCCGCGACGCGACGCGCATCGGCCGAAATGCCGCGCGCGTGGCGAGGGTCGAAGGGCTGGACTGCGGCCTGCGTGGTCATTGGATCATGAAGTCCTCAAAGAGGACGTCGTAGATGCGGTCGTATCCATCGGTGAACAGCATCGAGTTGAACCGCTCGAGGATCTCTCGCTTCAGCATGTTCTTGCCGGCGCCGCCGCGAACGTCGTCCATGTCCTTGTCGCCAAGGTGGATCAGCAGCCAGCTTTTCAGCGGCACCTTC contains:
- a CDS encoding FliM/FliN family flagellar motor switch protein: MTTQAAVQPFDPRHARGISADARRVADRWLKDAAVRMNETFSEFGVTAKVSYQTVFTQDARTALSNLPDPDVSALLHIGKARIPAAMSFRTGLLLSLVQGLLGVQSTEWPADRSLTSIELSLAKMLFERFAVGLSDAWPSREAMVTAFVRPVLRTSRARLFDPAILLAAAQFQVTTAAGEDSILLIATHEQLEHLCGEALPAPAPKATPSARMADLAPLVPMPFSVELGRVQLSVNEAESLKLGDVLVLDQTTNDLLTARVAGRPKFQGRPGRVGGRVCFAIDEVMED
- the fliN gene encoding flagellar motor switch protein FliN; the protein is MAAGQESTERLAMPGEAGAGADALVEIQPAEFPAMSSRGSGGATRPLSRFYDVKVTVTVELGRTSIPLSEMLKLNEGAVVELNRAVGEPVDLVADGVLLARGEIVVVNDCYGIRITEVNAAGPSGDATKN
- a CDS encoding flagellar biosynthetic protein FliO, whose amino-acid sequence is MKIPTTHLPVRVLWVAASVATLHIAGVLSADDDIGLPQVAPSDIFQSPSRPTPQPEAAVEPAGQANPFTALPPGWEPLEDRRPANKPWQSSPETRRSLRDVVPEERLVPVQAVELPAIPAPVVDTAAASLVSPMRAAQAHPVLSPPEPTDEELPVTFVPRPVSEEEPSTAPAEATATSASAEDLEGMLHGMVWITATIGLGAVVSLWMLKLWLTRGGRGVLPSKSLKLVDTLRIGPRCGVYLVQAEAHRVLVGVEHGKTMCLMPLPADFSESLEAADSAQGEETAPAGGFERVADLFSALRHEERSKGAAS
- the fliP gene encoding flagellar type III secretion system pore protein FliP (The bacterial flagellar biogenesis protein FliP forms a type III secretion system (T3SS)-type pore required for flagellar assembly.), which produces MNPLGLSQQLTEAGGTGGLSAPMQIALFLGGMAFLTSALVTLTAFTRIVIVLSFIRRALSTQEIPPTPVLLGLSLFLTLFVMGPTFEQVEKHAIGPYMNKELSAEKACVEAWTQLRKFMIRQTRASDLKLFMEMARLDPVEGPDDIPARVMIPAFVTSELKTAFIMGFCIYVPFLLIDLVVSVILMSLGMMMMPPVIISTPLKLLLFVLVDGWPLLLKSLSSSFQ